The Candidatus Rokuibacteriota bacterium genomic sequence CGGCGCCTGGATACGGCCGAAGACCTCCCGCAGGATGGCGGCCGCGCGAGCCGGGGTCGGGCTTGGGAGAAATCGCGCGATCATGAGTCCCTCCAGGGCCTTTCTAGTACTACTGTGTCAGAAAACATCATCGCCTCCGCGGCGCGTGCCCACACCAGCGACAGGGCAGGCGTTGCAGCAGCGCGCGGGCGAGGCGCTCGTACGCCGTGGCGATGGACGTGGGCACGTGCCGTTCAGGCCGCACCGGGAGCGCCCCGCGGGGTGAAACCTGTGGGAAGGCGAGCGGGGCGGAGGAAGGCGAGAGGCGCAGGGGGGGAAACCCTCGCGCGCTCGGCGGCGAGGTAGGCGTAGGCCGCGATACATAACGCGCCATGATGATGGAAGCCTCGCCACCCGCGGCCCTCGAAATGGTCCAGCCCGAGCTCGTCCTTGAGCTCCTGAGAGTCGCGCTCGATCCGCCAGCGCAGCTTGGCGAGGTGGACGAGCTCGACGAGCGGGATCGTGGCCGGCAGGGTCGAGAACCAATACTTCGTGGGCTCGGCGTCGCCCCGCGGCCACTCGATCAGCACCCACTCCTCCGGCCGCGGCGCCGCGCGCTGCGCATCACGATGGGCGGGCCGCACGCGGAGCCGCGCGAAGCGGGAGCGCATCGCGCCGCGCGTCCCTTCGCGCCACGTCACCGTCCGCCACGCCGCGAGCGGCAGCGCCCCGGCCAGCTGCTTGAGGCTTGGGGGGGTATGCGTCGCGGTGCGCCGCACGCGCGTGGGCGGCCGGCCGCGCCCGTTCCAGCGTTTCGGGGGCCGCGGCGCCTCGCCCGGGGGCCACGCCGTCGTCTCCTTCTTCATGCCGACAACGTACGGCAGTCCCGCGGTGGTCAGGGCCTCGCGGAATGCGGTCGTGTCGCCATAGCCGGCGTCGGCGAGCACGGGGGCCGGCGGCAGGCCCTCGGCCTGCAAGGTCTGGATCTGGCCGAGCGCCATCTGCCACTTCGGCTGGAACGCCACCGCCGCCGGCACGCCCACGGCCCGACGGCGCCGGCGGTCCCGCGCCCAGCTCTCCGGCAGGTAGAGCTGATAGGCGACCGGCAGGCTCACGGCGTCGTTGGCCACCGACACGCTCACCGCCACTTGGCAATTGTCCTGTTTGCCGAGGACGCCGCAGTACTGCCGGGCGACGCCCACCGAGTGCTGCCCCTTCTTCGGGAAGGCCGTGTCGTCCACGATCCACGCGGCCACCGGCCCATGCCGGGCCATCGGGTCCAGCACCCAGTCCCGAGCCACGCGCAACACGGCCCGCTCGTCCCACGGGGCGTCGGCGATGAAGTGGTGCATCGACTGGTGCCGCGACCGGACATGCCGGGGGTCCACCCGGGCGGCCATGGGCTCGATACTCTTCCGGTCCCCGGGCAGGCACAGCCCGGTGACGTACGCGCGCAGCGGCTCATGCCGATCGCGATGACCAAGCACGCCGGCGAGGCGCTGCACATAGGCGGCGAACTGCTGGCTCCGAGCCGTCTCCAGGGTGCGCATACGACCAGACTGCCAGCGGACCCCATAAACCGCCTAGCTTTTCTAACACAGTCGTACTAGGAGTGTGGCCTCTACGCCGGGCCAAACCGTCTCCTCGACTGCCTGGATGCCATCCGCCGCCATCGTGCGGACCGCGCGCGTCTGCGCCGCGATACGATCCTCGATGGTCCGTCCCTACAGCCATACGACGGTCGCGCCGGTCAGCGCCCCGATGACGAACGCCTCATCAAGTCGCACCGCGGTCCTCCTCGTTCGGAAAGAGCGACGAGCGATACGACGGTGGAGCCGCTTCATCCGCCGTTTCATTTTGCCGGCCGCGAACACGCTGCGATGACTCGAGGCGGACTGGCGACCGAGACGCTCGAGGCCGGCCTGGCAGCGGACGCAGGTCTCCACCTCGGGGACAGCCTCGAGTCGCGCCGGCACAATCGGCTCGGCGCACTCCACGCAGACGCCGTACGCCCCCTCGTTCAGCCGGTCCAGCGCAGCGGACAGACGGTTCACGCGCTCCTGCAGCAGCTCGCGCGTGGCCAGATCGATGTCCCGACTCGCGCTGACCTGGATCTGGTCGACCTCGTCGGCGAAAGCCGAGTTCCCGCCGATCGTGCCGGGCAGGTCCATGACCATCACCGCTGCGCCGAGCTGGCGAAGTCGCGAAAGGGCTGCGTCGAGGTCCCGCCCGATCCGGTTTCCGACGTTGGCGCGTCCGTTCGTTTTCATCGCTTCTCCCTGGTCAACCACATTGAACTTTTCATCGCGGCCTAAGTCTGGGCGCCGGGGGCCGGGCCGCCTATTGGACCTTGGTCCAGTCGCTGGCGCGATCACCGCCCGACCTCCTTCGCGATGTGCGCTGTCAACTCGCCCGGGGCGCCGCCGAGGGCCCCGGACAGCAAGGCAATCGCGAGCAGCAACACGGCGATCGCTGCCAGCAACGCTCCGCCGGCCAGCAGGGCGCGCGCGTGTTTTCGTTTCTTCGTCTGATCGATCCCCATGCGACTCTCAATCTAGTCGGCGTCATCCGGCCTTGCCCATTGGACCTTGGTCTCGCCCGTCGACGGTGGAGGTACTGGTCCGCTCCGGCCTGCAGATTCCGGCGTGCGCCGACTTGCTGACGCCGCTCCTGACCGTCATCCCGCCCCAGCTCCTCGCCCACCACATCGCCGTCCGCCGCGGCTGCGACGTCGATCAGCCGCGCAACCTCGCCCAGAGCGTCACGGTCGAGTACATCACGGACTTCGAGCGGGACTTCCCCGGGACGAAGGTCGTCCGGAATGGCGCTGTCAATCGCCAACCGCGCCTACGTGATCGAGACGCGAGCCTACGAGACCTTGATCGCAGGACGGTCGGTGGGCAGACGTCCCAGGAACTTTTCCAGGGTGTAGTTGAACGTGGCTTCCTGCTCGACCTGCGGATAGTGTCCGCAGTCGGGCACGATCACCAGTTCGGCGCCTGGGATCGACGCCGCGAGAGACTCGGCGAGCGCGGGCGCGACGAGCCGGTGTCCTCTCGGCACCCCATGACGAGCGTCGGTGTCACGATCTTCGGGCCTCGGCTCACCGCCTCGAAGCGGTCGTTGGCGAGGAGGTCGCAGGCGTTGTCGTTGTGAGAATCGAACGGAGGCTCTTCCACCCGGCCGCCTCGGCCCGGGAGATCGACGTCGAGGATGCCGTGGGGGCCGGCTAAGAACTCCCGCTGCTTGCGCCAGGCCCGGGGGTCGTCACCGGCCTTGTGGATGAGGACGAGCGTGCGGACGGGCTTACGGCCTCACGGGCGCTCCGGCACCTCACAGATCTCGTGGTGGTCGTGGGCGGCGATCCTGATGAAGCGTTCCGTCTGACTTCCTTGCTCGGAGGACGGCGCCTCAGACACCGCTCGTCATGCTTTTCTGGTTGTCGGTCCTGGCCGGATCGCGTCTTGCCCTGCTCGGAGGGCCGTGCTGACGCGCTCCTTCATGTTCTGCAAGACGCCTTCGGCGCGACGAAGAGAGTTCCCGCTGCTGTCTAGTACCTGCCCGGTCTTCTCCTCTCACCGCGCGCATGGCGCCCGCTGCCTGGGCGCGGACGCCGCGCGTCTTTTCTCCGACATAGCCTTCGATCTCTCTCCCCCAGAACCATACCGCGAGGCCGCCCATGATCGTTCCGACGACGAAAGCCTCACTGATTCGCATTGTGGTCCTCCCGGCTCGATGTCCGTATGTCCGGCCTGGTGCCGCGGTCGCCCGACGCTGCCCGCGGTCCTCATGGTTCCGGACATAGCTGACACGATCCTGTCTGCCTAACTAGTGGACCTTGGTCCACCCCAAGTGCTGGGAGCCTGATCGGCGCCGTCCGAACCCCGGTGTGGACCAAGGTCCAATAGGCGCGTGCGATCGCGTCCAATAGAGTCAAGAACGATGAATAGGTCGCAGCTCACCATTTTGACGGGAGGACGGACGATGAAACGACAACTACTGGTTTCGCTGCTCCCGCTGTGTGCGGGGGTGTTGGTGGCGGTGGGGGGCACGGGTCCGGCGGGTCCGGCGGGTCCGGCGGGGATGACGGGGGCGCAGGGCTCTCCCGGGATGACGGGGGCGCAGGGCTCCGCTGGGATGACCGGGGTGCAGGGCTCGGCTGGGATGACGGGGGTACAGGGCCCGGCAGGAATCACGGGGGCCCAGGGCGCGCCGGCGTCGTCGCCGATGCCGGGGGTTCGCTGGATGTCGTTGAAGGAGTTCATGTTCGACTACGACAGGTCGGACATTCGGTCCTCGGAGTCGAGGAAGCCCGCCGAGGTCGCGACCTACATGAGCCAGAACCCGTCCGTGCGGCTCGGGATCGACGGCTACACGGATTTACGCGGCACCAGTCAGTACAATCTGCCGCTGAGCCAGCGTCGGATCACCACTGTTCGTGACGCGCTGATTCAGGCGGGGGTGCCGGCGGACCGGATCGAGACGGGCACGTTCGGTTCGGATCGGGTCATGTGTAATCCGTCCACCGAGCAGTGCTCGCAGCGCGAGGGGCGAGTCGAGGTGCTGGTCCGCGCCGGCAACTAGCCCCCGCGGTCGGGGGGTCTCCTGCGCGTCCTGTACGCGGAGGGGATTCCCCGAGGTGCTGGGCTCTTCATGGACAAAGGTCCACCCGGCGTCATTGCTACGGCGCTGATACGGTGGCCACCAAACAGCCTCGAGCAGGAGGTCGCAGCCAAATGGATAGCGTTCTGAGCGTTCTCGCCATGGTTGGGGGCCTGCTGATCCTTGGGTGGCTCGTAGGCTCGGGCGATGAGCAAGGCAAACGCGCGCGACCCGGGGAAGAGCCTCCGCGGGAGCGCTTACACGCCCAGTCGGGGCCGTTGCAGGAGCAAGGAGAACGCCCGGCAGCCTGATGAGGCGGATGCGGGTCGCGCGGGTGAGCCGCGGGAAGCGAGCCGCGTAACCCAGCGCGCGCTACCGAATGCGCAGGTCGCGCAACGAGCCCAGGACACCGAACGCCTGCAATAGCCAGACTACGACCACGATGACGACCACGGCGTTGATGATCGACTTGATCTTCGAATCCATCGGCACGTAGTTGTTGAGCAGCCAGAGCAGAACCCCGACGACCACCAGCGTCATGACGAGTCCGATCAGGCTCATGTCCGCTCCTCTCTCATTACTGCACGGCGACGCTCGTGGTCCCGCGTGACAGCCGGTCGCCCACAGCGACGGTCACTCTTACGACTTTCGACCTCCCACGATGACCAACACCACGCCGCCGGCAAGAGCCAAGGCACCGAGGATCGGCGGCAGGGGAATGCTCTTCTCCTTGTCGGCCGTGATCTTGAGCGGCCCAAGGTCCACGACCTTCTCGCGCGTCGTGTACGTGATGCCCTGGTAGGCCAGGGCGAGTACGCCGAGAATGATCAGGGCGACACCGACGAGAGTCACGGGTTTCACGACGCTCTCCTCCCTCTCCTGGTCATGCTTCTCTGGCTGCTGGTGCCGGGCGAATCGCTTCCTCCCCTGCCGGCTCGACCTGCCGTCACTTGATCCGCATGTCGTTCTTGACGGACGTGACGCCCGCGACCCCGCGTGCGACTTGGACCGCCTTGTCGATGTCCGCCTGAGACTTGACGAAGCCGCTCAGCTGGACCACGCCCTTGAACGTTTCGACGTTGAT encodes the following:
- a CDS encoding IS701 family transposase yields the protein MRTLETARSQQFAAYVQRLAGVLGHRDRHEPLRAYVTGLCLPGDRKSIEPMAARVDPRHVRSRHQSMHHFIADAPWDERAVLRVARDWVLDPMARHGPVAAWIVDDTAFPKKGQHSVGVARQYCGVLGKQDNCQVAVSVSVANDAVSLPVAYQLYLPESWARDRRRRRAVGVPAAVAFQPKWQMALGQIQTLQAEGLPPAPVLADAGYGDTTAFREALTTAGLPYVVGMKKETTAWPPGEAPRPPKRWNGRGRPPTRVRRTATHTPPSLKQLAGALPLAAWRTVTWREGTRGAMRSRFARLRVRPAHRDAQRAAPRPEEWVLIEWPRGDAEPTKYWFSTLPATIPLVELVHLAKLRWRIERDSQELKDELGLDHFEGRGWRGFHHHGALCIAAYAYLAAERARVSPPAPLAFLRPARLPTGFTPRGAPGAA
- a CDS encoding TraR/DksA family transcriptional regulator — translated: MVDQGEAMKTNGRANVGNRIGRDLDAALSRLRQLGAAVMVMDLPGTIGGNSAFADEVDQIQVSASRDIDLATRELLQERVNRLSAALDRLNEGAYGVCVECAEPIVPARLEAVPEVETCVRCQAGLERLGRQSASSHRSVFAAGKMKRRMKRLHRRIARRSFRTRRTAVRLDEAFVIGALTGATVVWL
- a CDS encoding OmpA family protein, which encodes MKRQLLVSLLPLCAGVLVAVGGTGPAGPAGPAGMTGAQGSPGMTGAQGSAGMTGVQGSAGMTGVQGPAGITGAQGAPASSPMPGVRWMSLKEFMFDYDRSDIRSSESRKPAEVATYMSQNPSVRLGIDGYTDLRGTSQYNLPLSQRRITTVRDALIQAGVPADRIETGTFGSDRVMCNPSTEQCSQREGRVEVLVRAGN
- a CDS encoding Thivi_2564 family membrane protein, which gives rise to MSLIGLVMTLVVVGVLLWLLNNYVPMDSKIKSIINAVVVIVVVVWLLQAFGVLGSLRDLRIR
- a CDS encoding DUF3185 domain-containing protein encodes the protein MKPVTLVGVALIILGVLALAYQGITYTTREKVVDLGPLKITADKEKSIPLPPILGALALAGGVVLVIVGGRKS